The Sporomusa termitida genome has a window encoding:
- a CDS encoding sulfite exporter TauE/SafE family protein gives MHPGWPGLILLGYLIGIITGLFGIGGGFLLTPSLKIIFHVSYPVAIGSSLLQIFCTSLFSAYKHWQHKKLDTKMGALTAAGSLIGAEGGVRLLRFFTAQQPVALGGQSVLLADLIISLGFLMFLLPTAVFMYREACASRQRGTDEPQSELWNCIKNCQWPPLAAFEQSHILSLSIWMPILLSLSVGLLTGLLGIGGGFISFPLLVYCLGMPTKTAVGTSTLQVLAASGYGAFRYIQAGNVDFLLVLLMLLGSTLGVRTGVRLSRRINACDTRTYFSGLLVVAVLLIVYDLLKCFIR, from the coding sequence ATGCATCCAGGCTGGCCGGGCCTGATTTTGCTTGGCTATCTTATCGGCATAATAACAGGCCTGTTTGGCATTGGCGGCGGCTTTTTATTAACCCCGTCTTTAAAAATAATATTTCATGTTTCCTATCCTGTGGCTATCGGCAGCAGTTTGCTGCAGATTTTTTGCACGTCTTTGTTTTCTGCCTATAAACACTGGCAGCATAAAAAACTTGATACCAAAATGGGTGCCCTTACCGCGGCAGGCAGTCTGATTGGGGCTGAAGGCGGTGTCCGGCTGCTGCGGTTTTTTACTGCGCAACAACCGGTCGCGCTTGGCGGACAGTCTGTGCTGCTAGCAGATTTAATAATCAGTCTGGGGTTTCTTATGTTTTTGCTTCCCACAGCTGTATTTATGTACAGGGAGGCCTGCGCGAGCCGGCAGCGCGGAACTGATGAACCGCAGAGCGAGCTGTGGAATTGTATTAAGAACTGCCAGTGGCCGCCATTAGCGGCATTTGAGCAGTCCCATATACTGAGCTTAAGTATTTGGATGCCGATCCTGCTCAGCCTGTCAGTCGGGCTGCTTACCGGTCTGCTGGGCATTGGGGGCGGGTTTATCAGCTTCCCGCTGTTAGTTTATTGTTTGGGTATGCCGACTAAAACTGCCGTCGGCACAAGTACTCTCCAGGTCCTGGCAGCAAGCGGCTATGGTGCCTTTCGTTATATACAGGCTGGAAATGTGGATTTCCTGCTGGTTTTGCTTATGCTGCTTGGCTCAACGCTGGGAGTCCGTACCGGGGTAAGGTTGTCCCGGCGAATCAACGCCTGTGATACCCGTACCTATTTTTCCGGGTTATTGGTAGTGGCTGTTTTGTTGATTGTGTATGATTTACTTAAATGCTTTATACGGTAA
- a CDS encoding polysaccharide deacetylase family protein, translating into MRNKKMAALLLLLSVCLLAGGVFLKDLFTAQTGDEYPTITDWKRSYQAEAEIAQALEQLQQSPDKASVISRGSSAQQQLALTFDGLADRGTMQRILDLLAKYQVKATFFVDGLQTAEDPQTVINIKTAGQRVENYTLYGMGKMEKLPVERLIKDFSQAQKIISITTGQGPNLLKCNDTQYTDQLLQAAKAAGFKSVVSSEFYLNATQITSFAAAEAFVGTLRPGSIVAVKLLRNAEPVINEQGLAAGAPAVDKQPGLKALPALTDQPETALIAAVERFLIVLNKADYATVYVEDFYQHNGAGTAKITPAVSGPAKIAALIRAQVAELFGSRTAYAAAATGDNQAREIKTIFTTEPAIAYTFGGLANETAVADVLGRLKELDIKATFFVAEPEMQKHPVVLRQIIADGHEIGIAIRPKNGETAAETGSTIRRNRQALQEQFGVETNLVKQPWGAVTAAAREAVASLECRLIGQAVNVVQSKHQDYTSADQVMAEIFGRSVHSLARGQIVHFRMDYYTNDKLIGDLAAIIKQRKVDNIAYATAFDNPASNPANDSQYRIKPVGEILSHTQLLYQYPVDPAAVPAHVSADRPGLRVDEANVLPEVFKRYIGNKDVAYGKSTLGFSKMEARRLDNSGLIHTGDNVVFLTFDDWGTDAAINKILYVLRKHKATATFFILTNNVLHNPNLLRAIAAEGHNIGNHSDQHKPMAARDPKTAGQVILQDKQEYSQELALAYKKLQAVTGDMARHSQPLLTRFFRPPTLAISKAGVEAVFAAGSEYIVSGSCSTNDYKAESVPQLVNIIKDGIYTKNGEVKKGSVVVMHMTDSAAYTAMALDILLTANEAKADADPSKFKVGRLADYLTEGYSQINRRQTLQLTAPAGQNI; encoded by the coding sequence GTGAGGAATAAAAAGATGGCAGCATTACTGCTGCTGCTCAGTGTCTGTCTGCTGGCAGGGGGAGTTTTCCTCAAAGATTTGTTTACGGCGCAGACCGGCGATGAATACCCTACTATTACCGATTGGAAGCGTTCTTATCAGGCTGAGGCAGAGATTGCCCAGGCTTTAGAGCAGCTGCAGCAAAGCCCGGATAAAGCAAGTGTTATTAGCCGGGGCAGCAGTGCTCAGCAACAGCTGGCCCTTACCTTCGACGGTCTGGCAGACCGCGGTACGATGCAGCGGATTTTAGACTTACTGGCTAAATATCAGGTTAAGGCCACCTTTTTTGTCGATGGTCTGCAGACGGCCGAAGATCCGCAAACGGTTATCAATATTAAAACAGCCGGCCAGAGAGTGGAAAACTATACCCTGTACGGTATGGGCAAGATGGAGAAACTGCCTGTGGAGCGGCTGATTAAAGATTTTAGTCAGGCTCAGAAAATTATCAGCATCACGACCGGCCAGGGGCCTAATCTTTTAAAATGCAATGATACACAATATACCGACCAGTTGCTGCAAGCGGCCAAAGCCGCCGGCTTTAAAAGCGTTGTCAGCAGTGAATTTTATTTAAACGCCACACAAATAACCTCGTTTGCGGCCGCAGAGGCTTTTGTCGGCACGCTGCGGCCGGGGAGTATTGTTGCCGTTAAGCTCCTGCGTAATGCTGAGCCGGTTATTAATGAACAGGGTTTGGCGGCGGGCGCCCCGGCAGTAGACAAACAGCCGGGGCTGAAAGCGCTGCCGGCATTAACAGACCAACCGGAAACAGCGCTGATCGCTGCCGTGGAAAGGTTTCTCATTGTCCTGAATAAAGCAGATTACGCTACCGTTTATGTGGAGGATTTCTATCAGCACAATGGTGCCGGCACCGCAAAAATAACACCAGCGGTTTCTGGGCCGGCCAAAATAGCTGCTCTTATCCGGGCGCAGGTGGCAGAGCTGTTCGGCAGCCGGACTGCTTATGCGGCGGCAGCGACCGGCGATAACCAGGCCCGGGAAATTAAGACAATATTCACCACTGAGCCGGCAATTGCCTACACGTTCGGCGGCTTGGCCAATGAAACCGCAGTGGCCGATGTACTTGGCAGACTGAAAGAGCTGGACATTAAGGCGACTTTCTTTGTGGCCGAACCGGAAATGCAAAAACATCCCGTTGTGCTGCGGCAGATAATTGCCGACGGCCACGAAATCGGGATTGCGATCAGGCCCAAAAACGGAGAAACCGCAGCTGAAACCGGCAGCACGATTAGGCGGAACCGCCAAGCCCTGCAGGAGCAGTTTGGTGTGGAAACCAACCTGGTAAAACAGCCCTGGGGGGCCGTAACCGCTGCCGCCAGAGAGGCCGTCGCCAGCCTGGAGTGCAGACTGATCGGCCAGGCGGTTAATGTTGTCCAAAGCAAACATCAGGACTATACCTCGGCCGATCAGGTGATGGCCGAGATTTTTGGCAGATCGGTGCATTCTTTGGCCCGTGGTCAGATTGTGCATTTTCGGATGGACTATTATACCAATGACAAGCTGATTGGTGACTTGGCGGCAATTATCAAACAACGGAAGGTCGACAACATTGCCTATGCGACAGCCTTTGATAACCCTGCCAGTAATCCTGCCAATGACTCACAATATAGGATTAAGCCTGTAGGCGAAATTCTTAGCCATACCCAGCTGCTGTACCAGTATCCGGTGGACCCGGCTGCCGTTCCTGCCCACGTAAGCGCCGACAGACCCGGGCTGCGGGTTGATGAGGCTAATGTCCTGCCTGAAGTTTTCAAACGTTATATCGGGAATAAAGACGTTGCTTATGGAAAAAGCACACTGGGTTTTTCGAAAATGGAAGCCCGGCGCCTCGATAACAGTGGCTTGATACACACCGGGGATAATGTTGTTTTCCTTACCTTCGACGACTGGGGAACCGATGCCGCCATCAATAAAATACTCTATGTCCTGCGCAAGCATAAAGCAACCGCGACGTTTTTTATCCTGACCAACAATGTGCTGCATAACCCGAATCTGCTGCGGGCGATTGCCGCGGAAGGCCATAATATCGGCAATCACTCTGATCAGCATAAGCCGATGGCTGCCAGGGATCCCAAAACGGCCGGTCAGGTGATATTGCAGGATAAGCAGGAATACAGCCAGGAATTGGCCTTAGCCTATAAAAAACTGCAGGCTGTCACCGGTGATATGGCTCGGCATAGCCAGCCTTTGCTGACCCGGTTCTTTCGGCCGCCAACCCTGGCTATCAGCAAGGCGGGGGTTGAAGCCGTGTTTGCAGCCGGTTCCGAGTACATTGTTTCCGGCTCGTGCAGCACCAATGATTATAAAGCGGAAAGTGTCCCTCAGCTTGTAAATATTATTAAAGACGGAATTTATACAAAAAACGGGGAAGTGAAAAAAGGCTCGGTTGTGGTCATGCATATGACCGACAGTGCGGCCTATACGGCCATGGCCTTAGATATACTGCTGACTGCCAATGAAGCCAAAGCCGACGCTGATCCTTCTAAGTTTAAAGTCGGCAGGCTGGCCGATTATTTAACAGAGGGCTATTCGCAAATAAACCGTAGACAGACCCTGCAATTAACGGCTCCTGCCGGTCAAAATATATAA
- a CDS encoding nucleotide sugar dehydrogenase, with amino-acid sequence MRSIEGILAQQDYLAVVGLGYVGLPLAVAFADKVKTLGFDSNQEKIHIYQQGVDPTREIGDEKISSTTLEFTTDPVRLKEARVIIVAVPTPVNGDKTPNLAPVINASKIIGQNLSPGSIVVFESTVYPGVTEDVCIPVLEKESGLICGKDFKAGYSPERINPGDRVHKLENICKIVAGIDTETAEAITAVYELIIQAGVYKAPSIKVAEAAKLAENAQRDINIAFMNELAMAFDRMEINTQDVIAAMNTKWNALGFYPGLVGGHCIGVDPYYFIYQAELLGYHSQIIAAGRRINDNMANFVTDNIIKKMIQADKDVKKSNIYIMGITFKENCPDMRNSKAVDVCKHLAAYGIKVKVVDPFVDKTECKQELDLELVALKDVRQADCLVFLVAHQPFRELQPAELAAMYKPQDQQTRPVLIDIKSIFQQQTVTEKGYCYWSL; translated from the coding sequence ATGAGAAGCATAGAGGGCATTCTTGCCCAACAAGACTATCTGGCTGTTGTCGGCCTGGGCTATGTTGGCCTGCCGCTGGCTGTTGCCTTTGCCGACAAGGTTAAAACGCTGGGCTTTGATAGTAATCAGGAAAAAATTCATATTTACCAACAAGGGGTTGATCCTACCCGGGAAATCGGCGATGAAAAAATCAGCAGCACTACCCTGGAATTTACCACAGATCCGGTAAGGCTAAAAGAGGCCAGGGTGATTATTGTGGCTGTGCCAACACCGGTAAATGGCGATAAAACACCCAATCTGGCGCCTGTTATCAATGCCAGCAAAATAATTGGCCAAAATTTATCACCGGGCAGTATTGTTGTTTTTGAGTCCACTGTGTACCCGGGTGTTACCGAAGATGTCTGTATACCAGTACTGGAAAAAGAATCAGGCCTAATATGCGGTAAGGATTTTAAGGCGGGTTATTCACCCGAACGGATCAATCCGGGAGACCGGGTGCATAAGCTGGAAAATATCTGCAAAATCGTGGCCGGTATCGACACGGAGACCGCAGAGGCCATTACGGCTGTCTATGAGCTGATTATTCAGGCCGGTGTTTATAAAGCACCGAGCATTAAAGTGGCTGAAGCGGCCAAACTGGCTGAGAATGCCCAGCGGGATATTAATATTGCTTTTATGAACGAATTGGCAATGGCCTTTGACCGCATGGAAATCAACACCCAAGATGTGATTGCGGCGATGAACACCAAATGGAATGCCTTGGGGTTTTATCCGGGCCTGGTCGGCGGGCACTGCATCGGTGTCGATCCGTATTACTTTATTTATCAGGCCGAGCTGCTGGGCTATCATTCGCAGATTATTGCCGCCGGCCGCAGAATAAATGACAACATGGCCAATTTTGTTACTGATAACATCATTAAAAAAATGATCCAGGCTGATAAGGATGTTAAAAAATCCAATATTTATATTATGGGGATAACCTTCAAAGAAAATTGTCCGGATATGCGCAATTCGAAGGCTGTCGACGTCTGTAAGCACCTGGCGGCCTATGGCATTAAAGTAAAAGTGGTCGATCCGTTTGTCGATAAAACAGAATGTAAGCAGGAGCTTGATCTGGAGCTGGTAGCGCTAAAGGATGTCCGGCAGGCCGATTGTCTGGTGTTTTTAGTGGCCCATCAGCCGTTCAGGGAGCTGCAGCCGGCAGAGCTGGCCGCCATGTATAAACCGCAGGACCAGCAAACCCGGCCTGTCCTTATTGATATCAAAAGTATATTTCAACAGCAAACCGTGACAGAAAAGGGTTACTGCTACTGGAGTCTTTAA
- a CDS encoding glycosyltransferase family 2 protein, whose translation MIKLFPQESKAEQDLLLVAKPDRRRLAKVPDQEGLRTNTDRRRGSSTAVAADFAQIIDNENKGKRYVVDYAVAIEYSAAGQKITGAGKGADISSSGMLLEVPPAVAQALSQSPTIRLKFVITPGSMPEGYEMKVDIAARYIRCSQTAGGACLCGVEFTESLAQYATRKKNWYMLSIASLLLFFITACILLMRAESVIYFKFNKLLYTYSIIAASFLLTRYLFGSFYRPVPLDKNFTPGVTIVIPCFNEEQWIQRTIAGCINQDYPINKLEVVVVDDCSTDSSFAKIQAIVEELKTTEHRYDMATRLHYVRQEKNAGKREALAKGTLMAKHELVVFVDSDSFLDPFAIRNIVQPFKDTKMGGVSGRTDVANTYTNALTKMQAVRYYIAFRIMKAAESYFDAVTCLSGPLSCYRKELVVKYLDAWLNQQFCGEKATFGDDRSMTNFILKENRTGYQDTAICNTIVPNTYRVFLKQQMRWKRSWLRESLIAATFMWKKEPFMALSFYMGLLVPLLAPLIVIYNLLYIPVAHRVWPLTFLLGLCLMAWLMSMAQLLLRKSSTWIYGLWFCLYYEAVLLWQMPIAWVTFWKTTWGTRLTPADIEELAKKNYGKQKGISR comes from the coding sequence GTGATTAAGTTATTTCCACAAGAAAGCAAAGCAGAACAGGACCTTTTGCTTGTTGCAAAACCTGACCGCAGGCGGCTTGCCAAAGTGCCTGACCAGGAGGGGCTGCGCACCAATACCGACCGGCGCCGGGGAAGCAGTACTGCGGTTGCGGCTGATTTTGCCCAGATCATTGACAATGAAAATAAAGGCAAACGGTATGTGGTGGATTATGCCGTTGCCATCGAATATAGTGCTGCCGGCCAAAAAATTACCGGTGCCGGTAAAGGGGCTGATATATCGTCAAGCGGTATGCTGCTGGAGGTCCCGCCGGCTGTTGCTCAGGCTTTAAGCCAGTCACCGACAATCAGGCTGAAGTTTGTTATAACCCCCGGTTCGATGCCGGAAGGGTATGAGATGAAGGTCGATATTGCCGCCCGCTATATCCGCTGCAGCCAAACCGCAGGCGGAGCCTGCCTGTGTGGCGTGGAATTTACCGAATCGCTGGCCCAGTATGCCACCCGGAAGAAAAACTGGTATATGCTGTCGATCGCCTCGCTGCTGCTGTTCTTTATAACGGCCTGTATCCTGCTGATGCGGGCGGAAAGCGTAATTTACTTTAAATTCAATAAGCTTTTGTATACGTACAGTATTATTGCCGCCAGTTTTTTGCTTACCAGATATCTGTTCGGTTCTTTTTACCGCCCGGTTCCCCTTGATAAAAACTTTACGCCGGGAGTCACGATTGTAATTCCTTGCTTTAATGAAGAACAATGGATACAACGAACGATTGCCGGCTGTATTAATCAGGATTATCCGATCAATAAACTGGAGGTTGTTGTTGTTGATGATTGCTCGACCGACAGCTCGTTCGCCAAGATCCAAGCAATCGTCGAAGAACTGAAAACTACAGAGCACCGCTATGATATGGCAACAAGGCTGCATTATGTTCGCCAGGAAAAAAACGCCGGCAAGCGGGAGGCGTTAGCCAAAGGAACCTTAATGGCTAAGCATGAACTGGTTGTGTTTGTGGACTCAGACAGCTTTCTCGATCCCTTTGCCATCCGGAATATTGTCCAGCCGTTTAAGGATACCAAAATGGGCGGGGTTTCCGGCCGTACCGATGTTGCCAACACCTATACCAATGCCCTTACCAAGATGCAGGCTGTCCGGTACTATATCGCCTTCCGGATCATGAAAGCGGCGGAAAGCTATTTTGATGCCGTGACCTGTCTGTCCGGCCCGCTCTCCTGCTACCGCAAAGAATTGGTTGTAAAATATCTGGATGCCTGGCTGAACCAACAGTTTTGCGGTGAAAAAGCCACCTTTGGCGATGACCGCAGTATGACTAATTTTATATTAAAAGAGAACCGTACCGGGTATCAGGATACTGCCATTTGCAACACCATTGTACCCAACACGTATCGTGTTTTTTTAAAACAGCAGATGCGCTGGAAACGGTCCTGGCTCAGGGAGTCGCTGATTGCCGCCACCTTTATGTGGAAAAAAGAACCGTTTATGGCCTTATCCTTTTATATGGGGCTGCTGGTGCCGCTGCTGGCGCCACTGATTGTTATCTACAACCTGCTGTATATTCCCGTTGCCCACCGGGTGTGGCCGTTGACCTTTCTGCTTGGCCTGTGTTTAATGGCCTGGCTTATGAGCATGGCCCAGCTGCTGCTGCGAAAAAGCTCAACCTGGATTTACGGGTTATGGTTTTGCCTGTATTATGAGGCCGTGCTCTTGTGGCAGATGCCGATTGCCTGGGTTACTTTCTGGAAAACTACCTGGGGAACGCGGCTGACCCCGGCCGATATTGAGGAACTGGCGAAAAAGAACTATGGAAAGCAGAAGGGTATAAGCCGATGA
- a CDS encoding DUF47 domain-containing protein: MGLPFKLKSKEEKYCRHLRENTKEIKNATAILFEALDNPLAVADIMSRMDAVEEQADKVTGRIMALLEKAFVTPFDREDIYTLAQKLDDIVDHIKETVECLALYNVGPAPAGAMELAVLIAKAGRQLDKAMGQLPKLKSQRDKIEARCKRIAGLEEQGDKIYRQEMVRLFGQVKDPIELIKWKEILLHLEDTLDLCEKVSKLIQGIILKYA; encoded by the coding sequence ATGGGATTGCCTTTTAAACTCAAGTCCAAAGAAGAGAAGTATTGCCGGCACCTGCGGGAAAATACAAAGGAAATAAAAAATGCCACAGCTATCCTGTTTGAGGCCCTGGATAACCCGCTGGCTGTTGCGGACATAATGAGCCGCATGGATGCAGTGGAAGAACAGGCGGATAAAGTGACTGGCCGTATTATGGCATTACTGGAAAAAGCATTTGTCACCCCCTTTGACCGTGAGGACATTTACACCCTGGCGCAAAAGCTGGATGATATCGTTGACCATATCAAGGAAACGGTGGAATGTCTGGCGTTGTACAATGTCGGTCCTGCTCCTGCCGGTGCCATGGAACTGGCGGTTTTAATCGCCAAGGCCGGCCGGCAGCTGGATAAGGCGATGGGACAACTGCCCAAACTTAAGTCCCAGCGCGACAAAATTGAAGCAAGATGCAAGCGGATTGCCGGGCTTGAAGAGCAGGGAGACAAAATTTACCGGCAGGAAATGGTGAGACTGTTTGGTCAGGTCAAAGATCCGATTGAACTGATAAAGTGGAAAGAAATTTTATTACATCTGGAAGATACACTTGATCTCTGTGAGAAAGTAAGCAAGCTCATTCAAGGCATCATCCTGAAATATGCCTAA
- a CDS encoding outer membrane beta-barrel protein, giving the protein MKKILLVAAMSMILSCVVASASPYTDFERGTSSAEIGIIRSEIKTSASGDSIDWDKKTNLDFGVTTGLSDKFALQYKYQNLDSSSTYLYGYTGKVDSKVHELNLLYKLDPNAYAFVGIQRLNGDLTISGLGSADIDSTTVAQIGVTGVTKLSDKLNGWGTIALGDDNYSYELGLGYGLAENTDLNLFYRYKKFDNLEFKNSGDEFDAKSKGLGVSVTYKF; this is encoded by the coding sequence GTGAAAAAAATATTATTAGTCGCCGCGATGTCAATGATACTGTCATGTGTTGTCGCGTCCGCATCCCCTTATACCGATTTTGAAAGAGGCACTTCGTCGGCCGAAATCGGCATAATTCGCTCTGAGATAAAAACATCCGCTAGCGGTGATTCAATTGACTGGGACAAAAAAACCAACTTAGATTTTGGTGTCACAACAGGTCTCAGTGACAAATTTGCCCTGCAGTATAAATACCAAAACTTAGATTCCAGTAGCACCTATTTGTACGGTTATACCGGCAAAGTGGACAGCAAAGTGCATGAACTCAATCTGCTATATAAATTAGATCCCAATGCTTACGCCTTTGTAGGTATACAACGGCTGAACGGCGATTTAACCATATCGGGATTAGGGTCCGCCGACATTGATTCTACGACCGTTGCGCAAATTGGCGTTACGGGAGTTACCAAACTGTCGGACAAGCTTAACGGCTGGGGAACCATTGCTTTAGGCGATGACAATTATTCTTACGAGTTAGGTCTTGGGTATGGTCTCGCGGAAAACACGGACCTGAATTTGTTCTATCGTTATAAAAAATTCGACAACCTTGAGTTTAAAAACTCCGGTGATGAATTCGATGCCAAAAGCAAAGGCTTGGGCGTTAGCGTTACCTATAAATTCTGA
- a CDS encoding S-layer protein, with protein MKKLVSVLLAITALAGVFTGNPGSDKPAGRVYAAKAVAEQTDFAYGRAPLTASSIAAAAATGNNKEDNTGIGQQENPHPGDIDPATYASLIDELMQIGHRRSHPDHKMNIDGEIRLHYAQNSGPGRWDRDAAGIRTRLGFNADIFRDWRAYGLLDGQKSISNYNNRLSLARLYVTGTIGTTALRAGSFGYLMAEGNVYDSGFDGARLDFGGPVKYTLSYGETNDTIKTYVATARYQDFDYNLEAGVYHYQTDSSIRRQTTIRTLSGNYNFSNFGLGAMVLDSSVKDNRGEGIGYVFSLNYGDLKTWRPGTYRIFYKYYNQPQGTYIAHQMNGRGNSMQGFKGQGAGLNYTLAENLVGGIEYYDLTDKISGEKGETWWSHITHYF; from the coding sequence GTGAAAAAGTTGGTAAGCGTACTGTTGGCAATAACCGCGTTAGCCGGTGTATTTACAGGCAATCCAGGCAGTGATAAGCCGGCAGGAAGGGTATATGCGGCCAAGGCTGTAGCTGAACAAACTGATTTTGCCTATGGGCGGGCCCCGCTGACAGCAAGCAGCATAGCCGCTGCAGCTGCCACCGGCAATAATAAAGAAGACAATACCGGTATTGGCCAACAGGAGAACCCGCATCCTGGTGATATTGACCCGGCAACCTATGCCAGTCTGATCGATGAACTAATGCAGATAGGCCACCGGCGCAGTCATCCGGATCACAAGATGAATATTGACGGTGAAATTCGATTGCATTATGCGCAAAACAGCGGCCCCGGCCGCTGGGACCGGGATGCCGCCGGCATACGGACCCGTCTGGGCTTTAATGCTGATATCTTTCGGGATTGGCGGGCCTATGGCCTGCTGGACGGGCAAAAGAGTATAAGCAATTATAATAATAGATTGAGTCTTGCCCGCCTGTATGTAACGGGAACAATCGGCACAACGGCGCTGCGAGCGGGCTCTTTCGGTTATCTGATGGCGGAAGGCAATGTGTATGACAGTGGATTTGACGGTGCCCGTCTTGACTTTGGCGGACCTGTGAAATATACGCTGAGCTATGGTGAGACTAATGACACAATAAAAACCTATGTGGCCACTGCCCGTTATCAGGATTTTGATTACAATCTGGAGGCCGGTGTGTACCATTATCAGACAGATAGCAGCATTCGCCGGCAAACCACAATCCGCACGCTGAGCGGCAACTATAATTTCAGTAATTTTGGCCTGGGAGCCATGGTTTTGGATTCCAGCGTGAAAGATAACCGGGGTGAGGGTATTGGCTATGTATTCAGTCTTAACTACGGTGATCTGAAAACCTGGCGGCCAGGCACCTATAGAATATTTTATAAATATTACAATCAGCCGCAGGGTACGTATATTGCCCATCAGATGAACGGCAGAGGCAATTCGATGCAGGGCTTTAAGGGCCAGGGCGCAGGCCTTAACTATACCTTGGCCGAAAACCTTGTCGGCGGTATTGAATACTACGATCTGACAGACAAGATAAGCGGGGAAAAGGGCGAAACCTGGTGGAGCCACATCACACATTATTTTTAA